One Microcaecilia unicolor chromosome 8, aMicUni1.1, whole genome shotgun sequence DNA window includes the following coding sequences:
- the LOC115476596 gene encoding interferon-inducible GTPase 5-like isoform X2, with the protein MLQTRDRGTALESRDTMSDLKIQGQDLTEMSSLIQSTVVMEVTKQVQALLTSLETTTLNIAITGESGTGKSTFINAIRGLSDEDVGAAVTGVTESTREPNCYQHPKISTVQLWDLPGIGTPSFQADRYLEQVGFERYDFFIILSSERFRENNAYLARSIRAVNKKFYFVRSKIDLDIRACQRNRNFNEERVLAEIRANCIHCLEKEGVEAPKVFLLSSFELHKYDFHKLQDTLVQELNGQKKHVLLLSLPNITVEMIEKKKESLKRHIWKKALLACLISALPTFPVHYNAPLLMETLASYQKNFGLDDESISTLALRVNKSPCSLKKQITSSLGKDISDHSVQSALRMAALCGHASVSLVERHVPLLGNLVAGGISFVAIYILLSSSLDSFAQDAQKVLKAAYRTEKEDKLEAYYSQEIDFLYD; encoded by the coding sequence TCCAGAGACACCATGAGTGACCTGAAAATCCAAGGGCAGGACCTGACTGAGATGAGTTCCTTGATCCAGTCCACTGTGGTGATGGAAGTGACCAAGCAAGTTCAGGCTCTCCTGACATCACTGGAGACCActacactgaatattgccatcaCCGGAGAATCTGGAACTGGAAAGTCAACCTTCATCAATGCCATCCGAGGTCTGAGTGATGAGGATGTGGGAGCAGCAGTGACTGGGGTGACTGAGAGCACCAGAGAGCCGAATTGTTACCAGCACCCAAAGATATCCACTGTTCAATTATGGGATTTGCCTGGCATTGGGACCCCCAGTTTCCAGGCTGACCGGTACCTGGAGCAGGTGGGCTTTGAGAGGTATGACTTTTTTATCATCTTGAGTTCAGAACGCTTCAGAGAAAACAATGCATATCTGGCCAGAAGCATCAGAGCAGTGAACAAGAAGTTCTACTTTGTACGTTCTAAAATCGACCTGGACATAAGGGCCTGCCAGAGGAACAGAAATTTTAATGAAGAGAGAGTCCTTGCAGAAATACGAGCAAATTGTATCCATTGTTTGGAGAAGGAAGGGGTGGAGGCCCCTAAAGTCTTTCTGCTGTCCAGCTTTGAGCTTCATAAGTATGATTTTCACAAGTTGCAAGACACGCTGGTCCAAGAACTTAATGGCCAAAAGAAACATGTGTTGCTACTGTCTCTCCCAAATATCACAGTAGAGATGATTGAAAAGAAGAAGGAGTCCTTGAAAAGGCATATCTGGAAGAAGGCTCTCTTAGCCTGCCTCATCTCCGCTCTGCCCACATTTCCTGTACACTACAATGCACCATTGCTGATGGAGACCTTGGCTTCCTACCAGAAGAACTTTGGCCTGGATGATGAGTCCATCAGCACTCTGGCTTTGAGAGTCAATAAATCTCCTTGTAGCCTGAAGAAGCAGATCACTTCATCCTTGGGCAAGGATATTTCTGATCACTCTGTACAGTCAGCCCTCAGAATGGCTGCACTGTGTGGTCATGCCAGTGTGAGCCTGGTGGAGCGTCATGTGCCATTGTTGGGCAACCTTGTAGCTGGTGGTATCTCCTTTGTGGCCATTTATATTCTACTTAGCAGCTCTTTGGACAGTTTTGCCCAGGATGCCCAGAAGGTCCTGAAAGCAGCCTACAGAACAGAAAAAGAAGATAAGTTGGAAGCCTACTACAGCCAGGAGATTGACTTTCTCTATGACTAA
- the LOC115476596 gene encoding interferon-inducible GTPase 5-like isoform X1, producing the protein MLQTRDRGTALESPRDTMSDLKIQGQDLTEMSSLIQSTVVMEVTKQVQALLTSLETTTLNIAITGESGTGKSTFINAIRGLSDEDVGAAVTGVTESTREPNCYQHPKISTVQLWDLPGIGTPSFQADRYLEQVGFERYDFFIILSSERFRENNAYLARSIRAVNKKFYFVRSKIDLDIRACQRNRNFNEERVLAEIRANCIHCLEKEGVEAPKVFLLSSFELHKYDFHKLQDTLVQELNGQKKHVLLLSLPNITVEMIEKKKESLKRHIWKKALLACLISALPTFPVHYNAPLLMETLASYQKNFGLDDESISTLALRVNKSPCSLKKQITSSLGKDISDHSVQSALRMAALCGHASVSLVERHVPLLGNLVAGGISFVAIYILLSSSLDSFAQDAQKVLKAAYRTEKEDKLEAYYSQEIDFLYD; encoded by the coding sequence AGACACCATGAGTGACCTGAAAATCCAAGGGCAGGACCTGACTGAGATGAGTTCCTTGATCCAGTCCACTGTGGTGATGGAAGTGACCAAGCAAGTTCAGGCTCTCCTGACATCACTGGAGACCActacactgaatattgccatcaCCGGAGAATCTGGAACTGGAAAGTCAACCTTCATCAATGCCATCCGAGGTCTGAGTGATGAGGATGTGGGAGCAGCAGTGACTGGGGTGACTGAGAGCACCAGAGAGCCGAATTGTTACCAGCACCCAAAGATATCCACTGTTCAATTATGGGATTTGCCTGGCATTGGGACCCCCAGTTTCCAGGCTGACCGGTACCTGGAGCAGGTGGGCTTTGAGAGGTATGACTTTTTTATCATCTTGAGTTCAGAACGCTTCAGAGAAAACAATGCATATCTGGCCAGAAGCATCAGAGCAGTGAACAAGAAGTTCTACTTTGTACGTTCTAAAATCGACCTGGACATAAGGGCCTGCCAGAGGAACAGAAATTTTAATGAAGAGAGAGTCCTTGCAGAAATACGAGCAAATTGTATCCATTGTTTGGAGAAGGAAGGGGTGGAGGCCCCTAAAGTCTTTCTGCTGTCCAGCTTTGAGCTTCATAAGTATGATTTTCACAAGTTGCAAGACACGCTGGTCCAAGAACTTAATGGCCAAAAGAAACATGTGTTGCTACTGTCTCTCCCAAATATCACAGTAGAGATGATTGAAAAGAAGAAGGAGTCCTTGAAAAGGCATATCTGGAAGAAGGCTCTCTTAGCCTGCCTCATCTCCGCTCTGCCCACATTTCCTGTACACTACAATGCACCATTGCTGATGGAGACCTTGGCTTCCTACCAGAAGAACTTTGGCCTGGATGATGAGTCCATCAGCACTCTGGCTTTGAGAGTCAATAAATCTCCTTGTAGCCTGAAGAAGCAGATCACTTCATCCTTGGGCAAGGATATTTCTGATCACTCTGTACAGTCAGCCCTCAGAATGGCTGCACTGTGTGGTCATGCCAGTGTGAGCCTGGTGGAGCGTCATGTGCCATTGTTGGGCAACCTTGTAGCTGGTGGTATCTCCTTTGTGGCCATTTATATTCTACTTAGCAGCTCTTTGGACAGTTTTGCCCAGGATGCCCAGAAGGTCCTGAAAGCAGCCTACAGAACAGAAAAAGAAGATAAGTTGGAAGCCTACTACAGCCAGGAGATTGACTTTCTCTATGACTAA